From Grus americana isolate bGruAme1 chromosome 11, bGruAme1.mat, whole genome shotgun sequence, a single genomic window includes:
- the EDEM1 gene encoding ER degradation-enhancing alpha-mannosidase-like protein 1: MQWRSLVLGLLLLRLGLQALLALLPALAPGLCLRRRFPFPFPPPPAALGPPGAGSSHWGSLLRRGGGGGEAGGDEYERRYSGAFPPQLRARLRDAARGMFVFGYDSYMQHAFPRDELDPLHCRGRGPDRHDPSNLNINDVLGNYSLTLIDALDTLAVMGNSSEFQKAVKLVIDTVSFDKDSTVQVFEATIRVLGSLLSAHIIITDTKQPFGDMTIKDYDNELLHMAHDLAVRLLPAFENTKTGIPYPRVNLKKGVPPDSNNETCTAGAGSLLVEFGILSRLLGDSTFEWVARRAVKALWSLRSNNTGLLGNVVNIQTGHWVGKQSGLGAGSDSFYEYLLKSYILFGEKEDLEMFNDAYRNIQSHLRRGREACNEGEGDPPLYVNVNMFTGQLMNTWIDSLQAFFPGLQVLIGDVEDAICLHAFYYAIWKRYGALPERYNWQLQAPDVPFYPLRPELVESTYLLYQATKNPFYLHVGMDILQSLEKYTKAKCGYATLHHVVEKTKEDRMESFFLSETCKYLYLLFDEENPLHKSGNKYMFTTEGHIVSVDERFRNSLWQDILPGEEDSAERIKPNELKAVNFSSNCNRVPDERRYLLPLKSNYMRQIDQMVGLI, translated from the exons ATGCAATGGCGGTcgctggtgctggggctgctgctgctgaggctggggctgcaggcgcTGCTGGCGCTCCTGCCCGCGCTGGCGCCCGGCCTCTGCCTGCGCCGCcgcttccccttccctttcccgccgccgcccgccgcgctcGGCCCGCCCGGCGCCGGCTCCTCGCACTGGGGCTCGCTgctgcggcggggcggcggcggcggggaggcggggggcgACGAGTACGAGCGGCGGTACAGCGGCGCCTTCCCCCCGCAGCTGCGGGCCCGGCTGCGCGATGCCGCCCGCGGTATGTTCGTCTTCGGCTACGACAGCTACATGCAGCACGCCTTCCCGCGGGACGAGCTCGACCCCCTCCACTGCCGCGGCCGCGGCCCCGACCGCCACGACCC CTCCAACCTCAACATCAACGACGTGCTGGGAAACTACTCGCTGACGCTGATCGACGCGCTGGACACCCTGGCG gtaATGGGAAACTCCTCAGAATTCCAGAAAGCAGTGAAGTTGGTGATTGACACAGTTTCATTTGATAAAGACTCAACGGTCCAAGTTTTTGAGGCAACAATCAG GGTTTTGGGAAGCTTGCTTTCTGCCCACATAATAATTACAGACACCAAACAGCCTTTTGGTGATATGACCATTAAGGATTATGACAATGAACTGTTGCATATGGCTCATGACCTCGCAGTGAGATTACTTCCAGCCTTTGAGAACACCAAAACAGGAATTCCATATCCTCGG GTCAATCTGAAGAAGGGGGTACCTCCGGACAGCAATAATGAAACTTGTACGGCAGGAGCCGGTTCCTTGCTGGTGGAGTTTGGTATCCTTAGCAGGCTGCTCGGCGATTCCACGTTCGAGTGGGTGGCCAGGAGAGCTGTCAAAGCGCTCTGGAGTCTCAGGAGCAATAACACCGGACTGCTAG GAAATGTTGTGAATATTCAAACCGGTCATTGGGTTGGGAAGCAAAGTGGATTGGGAGCAGGGTCGGATTCATTCTATGAATACCTTCTGAAGTCTTACATCCtctttggagaaaaggaagacttgGAGATGTTCAATGATGCTTATCGGAACATTCAGAGCCACTTAAGAAGAGG TCGAGAAGCTTGCAATGAAGGTGAAGGTGACCCTCCTTTGTACGTTAATGTAAACATGTTCACAGGACAGCTGATGAACACGTGGATTGACTCTTTGCAAGCCTTTTTTCCTGGACTGCAG GTATTGATAGGAGATGTGGAAGATGCTATTTGTCTCCATGCTTTTTATTATGCCATATGGAAACGATATGGAGCTCTCCCAGAAAGATACAACTGGCAATTGCAAGCACCTGATGTTCCCTTTTATCCACTGAGGCCAGAGTTAGTGGAGTCCACATATCTTCTTTATCAG GCCACAAAGAACCCATTTTACCTTCATGTGGGAATGGATATCCTGCAGAGTTtggaaaaatacacaaaagcaAA GTGTGGCTATGCCACGTTACACCATGTTGTAGAGAAGACAAAGGAAGATCGAATGGAGAGCTTTTTTCTCAGTGaaacatgcaaatatttgtatCTG TTGTTTGATGAAGAGAATCCACTGCATAAATCTGGAAATAAGTATATGTTTACTACTGAGGGACACATTGTGTCTGTGGATGAACGTTTTCGTAACTCACTGTGGCAAGACATcctccctggagaagaggacAGCGCAGAAAGAATTAAACCTAACGAATTAAAGGCAGTCAACTTCAGCTCTAAT TGTAACAGAGTTCCTGATGAGAGGAGGTACTTACTGCCTTTGAAGAGTAACTACATGAGACAGATTGATCAAATGGTGGGCTTGATCTGA